The Mucilaginibacter gracilis genomic interval TTGCATAAAAGTGTACATGTTTTTAGCACCGGCCACATTATAACACATAAAATTGCAATATAGCACCGTAGGTTTATACTGTTATTAATATTTAACTTATGTTTGCCACTAATTAACCCTGTTGGTTAATTGTTTCTACTTTACTAAGATTGTTGAGTTTTAAATGTTAAGCATCGACGAGATCAAAAGACCCATAGCTGCAGAAATTGATGCGTTTGAGGAAAAGTTTAAAACCTCAATGCAAAGCTCTGTTCCGCTGCTTGATCGTATTACCCATTATATTGTTAAACGCAAGGGTAAGCAAATACGCCCAATGTTTGTTTTTTTATCGGCAAGCGTTTGTGGCGGCATTAACGAGGCTACCCACCGGGGTGCTGCATTGGTTGAGTTACTGCATACCGCTACCCTGGTTCACGACGATGTGGTTGATAATTCGTACCAGCGCCGTGGTTTTTTCTCCATTAACGCCTTGTGGAAAAACAAGATAGCAGTTTTGGTTGGCGATTTTTTGCTCTCAAAAGGCTTGCTGCTTTCTATCGAAAATAACGATTTTAATTTACTCAAAATAGTATCCGAAGCCGTAAGGCAGATGAGCGAGGGCGAACTGCTACAGATAGAAAAGGTGCGCCGTATGGATATTGGCGAACCGGTTTATTACGACGTTATACGCCAAAAAACAGCTTCGCTTATTGCATCGTGCTGTGCATGCGGCGCGGCATCGTCGGGCGCGGATGACGTCACCATCGAAAAAATGCGCCTTTTTGGCGAAAAAATAGGGATTGCTTTCCAGATCAAAGACGATATGTTTGATTTTGGTACCGATGATGTTGGCAAGCCCCTCGGCATTGATATTAAAGAGAAAAAGATAACCCTGCCGTTGATATACGCCCTAAATCATACCACCCCGTCGGAAAAGAAGCGTATTATCAATTTGGTGAAAAACCATAATGATGATGCAGCCAAAATTGCCGATATTATTAAATTTGTAAAAGATGCCGGTGGCTTGCAATATGCCGAAAGCCAGATGAAGATTTACCAGGAAGAAGCCTTTGAGATATTAAACACCCTGCCCGATGTAGATTCGAGACGATCATTAGAGCAATTGGTGCGTTACACTACCGAAAGAAACAAATAAATAAGCATGAGCAACGAGGTGATATTTTTAATAGGCTTTGTTGTATTTATTATGGTGATGATGGCTGCCGATTTGGGCTTGTTTTCTAAACCCAACCAACCCGTTACCTTAAAACGTGCAGCCATAATGAGCCTCATATGGATAGGCTTTGCACTATTATTTTACGTGCTGCTGCTCAATTATGGCCATATGCTGCATTCTATTAAAAACTTTGCCGGTTTGCAGGCCGTTAACATCAGCCATTTTCATAAACTTAAATTAAACCCAACTGATTTTGCCGGCGGACTTGATTTATACCGTAAAAATATTGGCCTCGAGTTTATAACCGGGTATGTGGTTGAGTACGCATTGTCTGTTGATAATATATTTGTTATTGTGCTGGTATTTGCCGCTTTTAAAGTGAGCGAAAAGCATTACCATAAAGTTTTATTGTGGGGCATTATAGGCGCCATTGTAATGCGCTTTTTATTTGTGTTTTTAGGGGCGGCCCTCATTACAAAATTTGAATGGATACTGTACTTGTTTGGCGCCTTTTTAATTTACACGGGTGTAATGATGTTTATAAACCGTAACAAGGAAGATAACATTGACCCCGAAAACCACAAAGTTGTTAAACTGGCTTCAAAATATTTTGCCGTACACCCCCGGTTTGAGGGCGATAAATTTTTTGTAAAGCTTAACGGCAAAAAGTTAATTACCCCCTTATTTTTAGTGTTGCTGATTATTGAATTTACCGATTTGATATTTGCAGTTGATTCTATCCCGGCGGTATTCTCGGTAACTAAAGATCCCTATATCGTATTCTTCTCCAATATATTTGCCATTTTGGGGCTCCGGTCAATGTTTTTTTTGTTGGCGAACATTATTGATAAGTTTCATTACCTAAAGGTTGGTTTAGCTTTGCTGCTGGTGTTTATAGGCGCAAAAATGTTGGCAGGGCATTATGCCGAGCAAATTGGTTTAACCACCATGCGGTCGCTCATAATTATTGTGTTGATATTGGTAATTAGCGTGGTGGCATCGTTAGTGTTTCCTAAAAACAAAACCGCAACGGCATAAACCAATTTAAAAGTGTTGTTATCAAATAACACATTTTTAACAACTCAATTGCATTAAACTTATTAACTTCGTTCAATGCAGTTGAGCGATTTGAGTTCATTTAACTTTACTTTTTTTGATGTGCTTGATATAGTGATAGTGGCTATCATTATTTATCAGCTCTATAACCTTATCAGGGGTACTATTGCCGCCAATATATTTATTGGGCTGGCCATTATTTGCCTTATGTTTTTTGCTGTAGACGCCCTGCACATGCGCCTGCTTACCGCCATATTGCGCCGCTTTATGGATGTAGGCATTATTGCCCTCATTATTGTTTTTCAGCAAGAGATAAGGCGTTTTTTATTGTTGGTAGGTAAAAATGCTTCGCTACAGCGTAACAAAGCGTGGTGGCGGTACTTTTTTGGTAAAAACGAGGTAGAGAAAGATAACCTGGCCCGTATAAAGCCTATAATTGATGCCTGCAAAAGCCTTAAACAAACGCATACCGGCGCCCTTATTGTTTTTGCCAAATATTACGACGAGCAATTTTTCCAGAATAGTTGCGAAGTAGTTGATGCCAAAATATCAAAGCGTTTGCTCGAAAGTATATTCCAGAAAACAAGCCCCTTGCACGATGGTGCCGTTGTAATAGCCGAAAACAAAATTAAAGCAGCCAGTTGCATTTTGCCATTAACGGATAATACCGATTTACCGCCGCAATTTGGCTTGCGCCACCGGGCCGGTATTGGGGTATCCGAAGCTAATGATGCAACGGCTATCATCATATCCGAAGAAACCGGCGAATTATCATACGCCAAGCATGGCCGTGTAAAAATGAATATCGGTTTTGCCGAATTAGAAAAGTTACTGAATAAGGATTTTTAAGCAAAAAAATCATCCATATTCAATTTGGAGAACAAGCACTACAAGAAAAACACTTAGCGTTTAGACTGGTACACCTTGATAGAAATTGTCTATCCCAAACCGCTTTCTGTATACATATTGTATTAACGCAATCGCGTTTAACAAAAATGCTCCTTTTTACAGGAGCATTTTTTGTTAACAATAATTTGTAATGCTTATTGATTTTTCTTTAAAACCTCAAGAGCATCATCAATGTATTTCACCTGCTCGGTTTGGTTGGTGCTTACTTTTTGGGCCTTAATGTTTTCCAGCAATTGGGTAATGTAAGGGATGGCGCCATAAGGTTTATAACGGATAGCCATAGCCTTCAGGTCGTCAACCGAGCCTTCAACTACTTTGGTATCGGTTGCCCGGGCTATTACTTTGGCGTAGCCTTGCAGCATGTTAAATTTAGCTTGTGGCTCGGCCCTTTTAAAGGCCGCTGCAATAAACGGAATTTCGGCATCGCTGCCGTTGCTTATGTATAGTTTTACAATAGCTTCGGTTAGTGTACCGGTGTTATCTTGCTCAAGGCTCTTAGCTATTTTCAGGGCATCGGCAGGGGCAAGCGAGGCTATACCGTTTAACGATGCAGCCTGCACCGCATACGATTGGCTGTTTATTGATTGTTTAAACAAAGGCAAATTGCCGGCATCGTTAAGTTTAACCAATGCGTTAATTGCCGCAGCTTTTACAAGTGTTTTTTCGTCGTTTTTTATAATGTCGGCCAATATGGGTAAAGCAGCGGCTTTAACATCGGCATTGGTTAAATTAATGGCGCGGATAGCTTTAATACGCAGGTTAAAATATTTATCCTTTAAAGCAGCCAGTAATATTTTTTGTGCGCCTTTGTTTTCCTGCTGTTTGGTTGCAGCGTCAATAGCCTCAAACCTATCTAAATAAAGCGGTGCATTAAAGTATTGAAAAACCAGTTGATCTAACGTTTTGCTATCAGTTTTACGGGCAAGCAATACCTTATCACCATCCACATTAACCAAATCGGGAGCCGAAGCTACGTGGAAGGTTAAGGTATCAGCCTTGTTGCGCATCCAAACCTTGTGGCGTTCTTTTTTACCGGCAGCATAAATATCAACCGCCATAGGTAAAATAAAATTATTGCCCGCCTGTGTTTGGGTTAAGTAAACGGTTTCGGTTTTGGTTGCCTCATCCCATTTGTAATCAATTTTTAACTCGGGGTGGCCGGCACCGTAGTACCATTGGTTAAAGTACCAGTTTAAATCTAAACCGCTGGCTTCTTCTAATGCAAGGCGCAATTGCTGGGCCTCGCCATTTTTAAAAGCATTTTGGGTAAGGTAAATGTGTAAGCCTTTAAAAAAAGCATCTTCGCCTAAGTAGTTGCGCAGCATGTTTAATATGCGGCCACCTTTTTGGTAGGTAACTACGTCAAAAACATCTTCTTTATCGGCATAATGGAACCTTACCAGGTTTTTGGCGTTGGCACCGGGTGTGTTCAAGTATTGCATCATGGCCTGGTAGCTATGCTCGTCTCCGGCATCTTTACCGTGCTTGTGTTCGGCCCAAAGCGTTTCGCTAAAATCGGCAAACGATTCGTTTACAGTTAAGTTACTCCAGCTTTCTGTAGTTACATAATCGCCAAACCATTGGTGAAAAAGCTCGTGTACAATATCCACTTCGCTTTCGGGTTTACCATCAATCAGTTCGCGGCGGGTAGCTTGCACTTGTTCGCCGTGAAGAGTTGCACTTGTGTTTTCCATAGCACCGCTCACATAATCGCGAACAACAATTTGCGCGTATTTGTTCCACGGATAATCAACACCCAGTTTTTGCGAATAAAACTCCATTACTTCGGGCGTAAAGCCAAAAATATCTTTGGCATAAGGGGCAAATTTGGGCTCCAGGTAATAGCTAACCTCTTTATTGCGCCATTTGTCTTTATAAATCTTAAAATCGCCAACAGCCATCATAAACAAATATGGCGAGTGCGGAAGCTCCATTTTCCAGGTATCGGTACGGGTACCGTCGGCATTTAATTTTTGTGCTGCCAGCCTGCCGTTTGATAGGGTAACGTATTTGGCCGGAACCGTCATCACTATCTCGT includes:
- a CDS encoding TerC/Alx family metal homeostasis membrane protein; protein product: MSNEVIFLIGFVVFIMVMMAADLGLFSKPNQPVTLKRAAIMSLIWIGFALLFYVLLLNYGHMLHSIKNFAGLQAVNISHFHKLKLNPTDFAGGLDLYRKNIGLEFITGYVVEYALSVDNIFVIVLVFAAFKVSEKHYHKVLLWGIIGAIVMRFLFVFLGAALITKFEWILYLFGAFLIYTGVMMFINRNKEDNIDPENHKVVKLASKYFAVHPRFEGDKFFVKLNGKKLITPLFLVLLIIEFTDLIFAVDSIPAVFSVTKDPYIVFFSNIFAILGLRSMFFLLANIIDKFHYLKVGLALLLVFIGAKMLAGHYAEQIGLTTMRSLIIIVLILVISVVASLVFPKNKTATA
- the cdaA gene encoding diadenylate cyclase CdaA, translated to MQLSDLSSFNFTFFDVLDIVIVAIIIYQLYNLIRGTIAANIFIGLAIICLMFFAVDALHMRLLTAILRRFMDVGIIALIIVFQQEIRRFLLLVGKNASLQRNKAWWRYFFGKNEVEKDNLARIKPIIDACKSLKQTHTGALIVFAKYYDEQFFQNSCEVVDAKISKRLLESIFQKTSPLHDGAVVIAENKIKAASCILPLTDNTDLPPQFGLRHRAGIGVSEANDATAIIISEETGELSYAKHGRVKMNIGFAELEKLLNKDF
- a CDS encoding polyprenyl synthetase family protein, producing the protein MLSIDEIKRPIAAEIDAFEEKFKTSMQSSVPLLDRITHYIVKRKGKQIRPMFVFLSASVCGGINEATHRGAALVELLHTATLVHDDVVDNSYQRRGFFSINALWKNKIAVLVGDFLLSKGLLLSIENNDFNLLKIVSEAVRQMSEGELLQIEKVRRMDIGEPVYYDVIRQKTASLIASCCACGAASSGADDVTIEKMRLFGEKIGIAFQIKDDMFDFGTDDVGKPLGIDIKEKKITLPLIYALNHTTPSEKKRIINLVKNHNDDAAKIADIIKFVKDAGGLQYAESQMKIYQEEAFEILNTLPDVDSRRSLEQLVRYTTERNK
- a CDS encoding M1 family metallopeptidase codes for the protein MNKTRLLTLLLTPAVALCATTTLFAQQSQPDAPELKIYRETAAKVNDLVHTKLDVRFDYKKHYLYGKEWVTIKPHIYPTDSLRLDAKGMDIKNISIVKAGKLFPLKFKYDSLSLAITLDKKYRSTESYTIYIDYTSKPDELKTKGSAAINDAKGLYFINADGADKNKPTQIWTQGESESSSAWFPTIDKPNQKTTDEIVMTVPAKYVTLSNGRLAAQKLNADGTRTDTWKMELPHSPYLFMMAVGDFKIYKDKWRNKEVSYYLEPKFAPYAKDIFGFTPEVMEFYSQKLGVDYPWNKYAQIVVRDYVSGAMENTSATLHGEQVQATRRELIDGKPESEVDIVHELFHQWFGDYVTTESWSNLTVNESFADFSETLWAEHKHGKDAGDEHSYQAMMQYLNTPGANAKNLVRFHYADKEDVFDVVTYQKGGRILNMLRNYLGEDAFFKGLHIYLTQNAFKNGEAQQLRLALEEASGLDLNWYFNQWYYGAGHPELKIDYKWDEATKTETVYLTQTQAGNNFILPMAVDIYAAGKKERHKVWMRNKADTLTFHVASAPDLVNVDGDKVLLARKTDSKTLDQLVFQYFNAPLYLDRFEAIDAATKQQENKGAQKILLAALKDKYFNLRIKAIRAINLTNADVKAAALPILADIIKNDEKTLVKAAAINALVKLNDAGNLPLFKQSINSQSYAVQAASLNGIASLAPADALKIAKSLEQDNTGTLTEAIVKLYISNGSDAEIPFIAAAFKRAEPQAKFNMLQGYAKVIARATDTKVVEGSVDDLKAMAIRYKPYGAIPYITQLLENIKAQKVSTNQTEQVKYIDDALEVLKKNQ